A window of Halomonas sp. H10-9-1 contains these coding sequences:
- the sbcB gene encoding exodeoxyribonuclease I: MAPPDAPQTFLWHDYETFGADPRRDRPSQFAAIRTDAEFNEIGEPVTWYCRPADDFLPHPQACLVTGITPQQARRRGLPEAQFAGQIEALMSVPGTCSVGYNSVRFDDEVSRHLFYRNLLDPYAREWQNGNSRWDLIDVVRAFHALRPEGLEWPRREDGAPSFRLEDLTAANGIEHAGAHDALADVRATIALARRLREANAKLFDLLLSRRGKRAVGKLLDVPGRKPLLHISRRYPASRGCAALVVPLAEHPTNPNGVVVYDLSVDPAPLFELSAEQIRQRVFVSNDDLAEGVERIPLKVIHINKCPVLFAAGALKDVAGERKGQYGDIVERLGLDMATCRDHWRRLSGHPEVAARAAEVFAEPPPEGPRDPDVMLYSGGFFSPADRQQMQRVRDMAPWDLVGASFAFQDPRLEEMLFRYRARSFPETLEGEELAQWEAYRWARMNDAEVASLTLKGFAREIERLNQIELSDRDRQVLEELVMHVEAILPPQAFEAG; the protein is encoded by the coding sequence ATGGCGCCGCCTGACGCCCCGCAGACCTTCCTATGGCACGACTACGAGACCTTCGGTGCCGATCCGCGGCGCGACCGACCTTCGCAGTTCGCCGCGATCCGAACCGATGCCGAGTTCAACGAGATCGGCGAGCCTGTCACCTGGTATTGCCGCCCGGCAGACGATTTCCTGCCCCACCCCCAGGCCTGTCTGGTCACCGGCATCACGCCGCAGCAGGCGCGGCGGCGCGGGCTGCCCGAGGCGCAGTTTGCGGGACAGATCGAGGCGCTGATGAGCGTGCCGGGCACCTGCTCGGTGGGTTACAACAGCGTGCGCTTCGACGACGAAGTCAGCCGTCACCTCTTCTACCGTAACCTCCTGGACCCCTATGCCCGGGAGTGGCAGAACGGCAACTCCCGCTGGGACTTGATCGACGTGGTGCGGGCTTTTCACGCCCTGCGCCCGGAGGGGCTCGAGTGGCCGCGTCGGGAGGATGGTGCCCCCAGCTTTAGGCTCGAGGATCTCACCGCCGCCAACGGCATCGAGCACGCCGGCGCCCACGATGCCCTGGCCGATGTGCGTGCCACCATCGCCCTGGCTCGGCGCCTGCGCGAGGCCAATGCCAAGCTCTTCGATCTACTGTTGAGCCGGCGCGGCAAGCGGGCGGTGGGCAAGCTGCTCGATGTTCCCGGGCGCAAGCCGCTGCTGCATATCTCGCGGCGCTACCCTGCCAGCCGCGGCTGCGCCGCGCTGGTGGTGCCGCTGGCCGAGCACCCTACCAACCCCAACGGGGTGGTCGTCTATGACCTCTCGGTGGATCCGGCGCCGCTGTTCGAGCTCTCCGCCGAGCAGATCCGCCAGCGGGTCTTCGTCAGCAACGACGATCTGGCCGAGGGTGTCGAGCGCATCCCGCTCAAGGTGATCCATATCAACAAGTGCCCGGTACTCTTCGCGGCCGGGGCTCTCAAGGACGTGGCGGGCGAGCGCAAGGGGCAGTACGGCGATATCGTCGAGCGCCTGGGGCTGGACATGGCCACCTGCCGCGATCACTGGAGGCGCCTCTCGGGCCACCCCGAGGTAGCTGCCCGGGCCGCCGAGGTGTTCGCCGAACCGCCGCCGGAAGGGCCCCGGGATCCCGATGTCATGCTCTATTCGGGCGGTTTCTTCTCGCCGGCGGATCGCCAGCAGATGCAGCGGGTGCGCGACATGGCCCCCTGGGACCTGGTGGGCGCTAGCTTCGCCTTTCAGGATCCGCGCCTGGAGGAGATGCTGTTCCGCTACCGGGCGCGCAGCTTCCCGGAGACCCTGGAGGGCGAGGAGCTCGCCCAATGGGAGGCCTACCGCTGGGCGCGCATGAATGACGCCGAGGTGGCCAGCCTGACCCTCAAGGGCTTCGCCCGGGAGATTGAGCGGCTTAACCAGATCGAGCTCTCCGACCGTGACCGCCAGGTCCTCGAGGAGCTGGTGATGCATGTCGAGGCGATCCTGCCGCCCCAGGCGTTCGAGGCGGGCTGA
- a CDS encoding insulinase family protein: MTRAQTIAPLARLLTLCLLCLQLLTVPVLADPARAESAKEASDATPPRVSPHDERGYRVVTLENGLTALLVSDPEADKAAASLNVSVGSAQDPQDLAGLAHFLEHMLFLGTEPYPEADAYQGYLTRHGGSHNAFTAPQDTNYFFDIEPDALAGALDRFSQFFIAPLFNADRLESERNVVHSEYMARIRDEGRRENDVLDRLLNPEHPFTGFSVGSRETLADRPGDEPSLRQRVIDFYESHYDANVMHLAVVAPQPLDELETLVAERFALVPDHGLARPEIATPLALPEALPRRVAVQSLRDSRQLRFFFPVPDPIAEYRHKPADLIAHLLGHEGEGSLLAALREAGWADGLSAGVSRGDGRHALFTVSLSLTPEGARQRDAIEASLFAAIGMLREAGPEAWRYGQQARLAEQSFQFQQHGSPLQDAMRLAMNLARFPVEDVQYADYRMDGFDRERTRDYLAALTPDNLIRLYSAPDVEGEQTSPWFNAPWRDDTQAAATPLDGLALPEPNPYIAEDLVLLDAQDERPRQRIDEPAFAFWHMADASFDTPKAEWRFSLQHPRAAKAPRAAVLTRLLAGWLEDSLNEALYPARLAGQGVAAYAHARGITLAFSGWRDRQDVVMERVIEHLQHGEIAPATFERVRYRLQREWRNAPQDPLYRQASRTLSEALVRPQWPSAALLDASQGLTSADLRDFRDTFLGELHLEAMAVGNLGAEEAAASARRVADALAPSLAADAISELVPLDATTDLPTLTPHTSREESILLRYLQGPDRSLESQARLAVLGQLIDTPFYQRLRTEQQLGYVVNASYSPMLDAPGLALMVQSPETDSESIDEHVERFLEEFGTTLETLDEATLAPYRQAVHAELTRRDTSLSGRTDRLWRALAYGDTDFDRRERLAERVRTLTPDQLREAWSDLRAGPVLRIAFDPGDEPDDVLALTAHLAPLPESEE; the protein is encoded by the coding sequence ATGACCCGCGCCCAGACCATCGCACCGCTTGCGCGGCTGCTGACCCTCTGCTTGCTATGCCTGCAGCTACTCACCGTGCCGGTACTCGCCGACCCGGCCCGAGCCGAGAGTGCCAAGGAAGCGTCCGATGCCACCCCTCCTCGCGTCAGCCCCCACGATGAGCGCGGCTATCGCGTCGTGACCCTGGAAAACGGCCTCACCGCCCTGCTGGTCAGCGACCCCGAGGCCGACAAGGCGGCGGCATCCCTCAATGTCTCGGTGGGCAGCGCCCAGGACCCCCAGGACCTGGCCGGCCTCGCCCACTTCCTCGAGCACATGCTGTTCCTGGGCACCGAGCCCTATCCCGAGGCGGACGCCTATCAGGGCTACCTGACCCGCCACGGCGGCAGCCATAACGCCTTCACCGCGCCCCAGGACACCAACTACTTCTTCGATATCGAACCCGACGCCCTCGCAGGCGCCCTGGACCGCTTCAGCCAGTTCTTCATCGCCCCGCTATTCAACGCCGACCGCCTGGAGAGCGAGCGCAACGTTGTGCACTCCGAGTACATGGCTCGTATCCGCGACGAAGGGCGGCGAGAGAACGACGTGCTCGACCGCCTGCTGAATCCGGAACACCCCTTTACCGGCTTCTCGGTGGGCAGCCGCGAGACCCTGGCCGATCGCCCCGGGGACGAACCGAGCCTGCGCCAGCGGGTCATCGACTTCTACGAGTCGCACTACGATGCCAACGTCATGCACCTGGCGGTGGTCGCCCCCCAGCCCCTGGACGAGCTGGAGACGCTGGTCGCCGAGCGCTTCGCCCTGGTGCCCGACCACGGCCTTGCACGCCCCGAGATCGCCACCCCACTGGCCCTGCCGGAGGCACTCCCCAGGCGGGTCGCCGTGCAGTCGCTACGCGACAGCCGCCAGTTGCGCTTCTTCTTCCCGGTGCCCGACCCCATCGCCGAATACCGCCACAAGCCCGCCGACCTGATCGCCCATCTGCTGGGGCATGAGGGCGAGGGCAGCCTGCTCGCCGCCCTGCGCGAGGCGGGCTGGGCCGACGGCCTCTCCGCCGGCGTCTCCCGGGGCGATGGCCGGCACGCCCTGTTCACCGTCAGCCTCAGCCTGACCCCGGAGGGCGCCCGGCAGCGCGATGCCATCGAGGCCAGCCTGTTCGCCGCCATCGGGATGCTCCGCGAGGCCGGCCCCGAGGCATGGCGCTATGGGCAGCAGGCGCGCCTGGCCGAGCAGAGCTTCCAGTTCCAGCAGCACGGCTCGCCCCTGCAGGACGCCATGCGCCTGGCCATGAACCTGGCGCGCTTCCCGGTGGAGGACGTGCAGTACGCCGACTACCGCATGGACGGTTTCGACCGTGAGCGTACCCGCGACTACCTGGCCGCCCTCACCCCCGACAACCTGATCCGCCTCTACAGTGCCCCGGACGTCGAGGGCGAGCAGACCTCGCCATGGTTCAACGCCCCCTGGCGCGACGACACCCAGGCCGCCGCCACGCCGCTCGACGGCCTGGCGCTGCCCGAGCCCAACCCCTATATCGCCGAGGATCTCGTGCTGCTCGACGCCCAGGACGAGCGACCCAGGCAACGGATCGACGAGCCCGCCTTCGCCTTCTGGCACATGGCCGACGCCAGCTTCGACACACCCAAGGCGGAGTGGCGCTTCAGCCTGCAACACCCGCGCGCCGCCAAGGCACCCCGCGCGGCGGTGCTGACCCGACTGCTGGCCGGCTGGCTGGAAGACAGCCTCAACGAGGCGCTCTACCCGGCACGACTGGCCGGCCAGGGAGTCGCTGCCTACGCCCACGCTCGGGGCATCACCCTGGCCTTCTCCGGCTGGCGCGATCGCCAGGACGTGGTGATGGAGCGAGTGATCGAACACCTGCAGCACGGCGAGATCGCGCCGGCCACCTTCGAGCGGGTGCGCTACCGCCTGCAGCGGGAGTGGCGCAATGCCCCACAAGACCCGCTGTACCGCCAGGCCAGCCGCACCCTCAGCGAGGCGCTGGTGCGGCCCCAGTGGCCAAGCGCCGCACTCCTCGACGCCAGCCAGGGCCTGACCAGCGCCGATCTTCGCGACTTCCGCGATACTTTCCTCGGCGAGCTGCACCTGGAAGCCATGGCGGTGGGCAACCTCGGCGCCGAGGAGGCCGCGGCCAGCGCCCGCCGAGTGGCCGACGCCCTGGCGCCGAGCCTCGCGGCCGACGCGATTTCCGAGCTGGTACCGCTGGATGCCACCACGGACCTGCCCACCCTGACCCCGCACACCAGCCGCGAGGAGTCGATCCTGCTGCGCTATCTGCAGGGTCCGGACCGCTCCCTGGAGAGCCAGGCGCGGCTCGCGGTACTCGGCCAGCTCATCGACACCCCCTTCTACCAGCGCCTGCGCACCGAGCAGCAACTCGGCTACGTGGTCAACGCCAGCTACTCGCCGATGCTGGACGCCCCGGGGCTCGCCCTGATGGTGCAGTCACCGGAGACCGACAGCGAGTCGATCGACGAGCACGTGGAGCGCTTCCTGGAGGAGTTCGGCACCACCCTTGAGACCCTGGACGAGGCCACCCTCGCGCCCTATCGCCAGGCGGTTCACGCCGAGCTGACCCGGCGCGATACCAGCCTGTCCGGCCGCACCGACCGCCTGTGGCGGGCGCTGGCCTATGGCGATACCGACTTCGATCGCCGCGAGCGCCTCGCCGAGCGCGTGCGGACCCTCACCCCCGACCAGCTGCGCGAGGCCTGGTCGGATCTGCGAGCCGGCCCCGTGCTACGGATCGCCTTCGACCCAGGCGACGAGCCCGACGATGTGCTGGCGCTGACCGCGCATCTGGCACCGCTACCCGAGAGTGAAGAGTAA
- a CDS encoding SOS response-associated peptidase: MAGRLHIAPIDFSQLLPDLAMDMPQVSSANLAPRRMLSGIRLEAGRMRLGRLFWGLTPPWLTVLDHAPHCARAESLSSRRMFREAFLARRCLVPATGIYVWKPQPRAKQPFLVTRVDRGPLLLAAIWCRFHTSLAEHTDSLALITVPTNTLLAPLSDRLPAAISPADAPRWLDPQAPAEAAQAMLTPAPRELLGAFPVSRRVNSPANQEAACAHPVGPMLRHQSPLERQ, encoded by the coding sequence ATGGCCGGCCGACTGCATATCGCACCGATCGACTTCAGCCAGTTGCTGCCCGACCTGGCGATGGACATGCCCCAGGTGAGCAGTGCCAACCTGGCGCCCCGCCGCATGCTCTCGGGCATCCGCCTGGAGGCTGGGCGCATGCGTCTGGGACGCCTGTTCTGGGGACTGACGCCACCCTGGCTTACGGTACTGGACCACGCGCCCCATTGCGCCCGCGCCGAGTCCCTCTCCTCGCGCCGCATGTTTCGCGAGGCCTTCCTGGCCCGGCGCTGCCTGGTGCCGGCCACCGGCATCTATGTATGGAAACCCCAGCCCCGCGCCAAGCAGCCCTTCCTGGTCACCCGGGTGGATCGTGGTCCGCTACTGCTGGCCGCGATCTGGTGTCGCTTCCACACCAGCCTGGCCGAGCATACCGACTCCCTGGCACTGATCACGGTGCCGACCAATACCCTGCTGGCCCCCCTGAGCGACCGCCTGCCGGCGGCCATCTCCCCCGCCGACGCACCGCGCTGGCTGGACCCGCAGGCGCCGGCCGAGGCGGCCCAGGCCATGCTGACCCCGGCGCCGCGGGAACTCCTCGGCGCTTTCCCGGTATCAAGACGTGTGAACAGTCCGGCGAATCAGGAGGCAGCCTGCGCCCATCCGGTTGGCCCCATGCTTCGCCACCAGTCCCCCCTGGAGAGACAATGA
- a CDS encoding TetR-like C-terminal domain-containing protein, with translation MARPRQHAPEALHAQVMAACDAWLQDNPVHSLSLRALAREVGCAPSTLLKLYGSFHNLLQHVNIETLGHLREVIEPLTSQAAPEERLRALARAYWQFAQREAYRWQLLFDFPLAQEGELDQRQTEMIEALFRRVETTLKEYQPALDDLEARRLGRTLWGSVHGLVLLGLNERLGYWQGQQLEVGELLDQLLGTLLAGLRAR, from the coding sequence ATGGCTCGTCCCAGACAGCATGCTCCCGAGGCGCTTCATGCCCAGGTCATGGCGGCGTGCGATGCCTGGTTGCAGGACAATCCAGTACATAGCCTGTCGCTGCGCGCCCTGGCGCGCGAGGTAGGGTGCGCGCCCAGCACCCTGCTCAAGCTCTATGGCAGCTTTCATAACCTGCTGCAGCACGTCAATATCGAAACCCTTGGTCACCTGCGCGAGGTGATCGAGCCGCTGACCAGCCAGGCAGCGCCGGAGGAGCGGCTGCGCGCCCTGGCCCGCGCCTACTGGCAGTTTGCCCAGCGCGAGGCCTACCGTTGGCAGCTGCTGTTCGACTTCCCGCTGGCCCAGGAGGGCGAACTGGATCAGCGTCAGACCGAGATGATCGAGGCGCTCTTCCGGCGCGTCGAGACCACCCTCAAGGAGTATCAGCCGGCCCTCGATGACCTCGAGGCACGCCGCCTTGGACGCACCCTGTGGGGCAGCGTGCATGGCCTGGTCTTGCTGGGTCTCAACGAGCGCCTGGGCTACTGGCAGGGCCAGCAGCTGGAGGTGGGTGAATTGCTCGACCAACTGCTCGGAACCCTCCTGGCCGGCCTGAGGGCCAGGTAG
- a CDS encoding 1-acyl-sn-glycerol-3-phosphate acyltransferase → MTALLWPLVACVVLWLVWRLVQAPRPAVRLLVYLLVRLIYRLRLVGIEHLPRRGAALVVCNHVSFMDALVMGGASPRPLRFLMDKPIYDSPWLNWLFRLVGAIPVESERRDPGNLRRALGEVSRALRDGEVVMLFPEGRLTSDGEVQEFRRGLELILARDPVPVIPAGLSGLWGSWTSRCHGPALSRLPRRFRARVMLRLGEPLSPGMATRRQLEGRVRELKCAGDVWTQPAVEQQVQRH, encoded by the coding sequence ATGACAGCGTTGCTCTGGCCCCTGGTCGCCTGTGTGGTGCTATGGCTCGTCTGGCGGCTTGTGCAGGCGCCGCGTCCTGCGGTACGCCTGCTGGTCTATCTGTTGGTCCGCCTGATCTACCGGCTGCGCCTGGTGGGGATCGAGCATCTGCCCAGGCGCGGGGCGGCCCTGGTGGTATGCAACCACGTCAGCTTCATGGATGCGCTGGTGATGGGAGGGGCCAGCCCGCGACCGTTGCGCTTCCTGATGGACAAGCCGATCTATGATTCGCCCTGGCTCAACTGGCTGTTCCGCCTGGTGGGGGCGATTCCCGTGGAGTCCGAACGGCGCGACCCGGGTAACCTGCGCCGCGCGTTGGGGGAGGTGAGCCGTGCCCTGCGCGATGGCGAGGTGGTGATGCTGTTTCCCGAGGGGCGCCTGACCTCGGATGGCGAGGTGCAAGAGTTTCGCCGTGGCCTGGAGCTGATTCTTGCGCGCGATCCGGTGCCGGTGATCCCGGCGGGGCTCTCCGGGTTGTGGGGGTCATGGACGTCCCGTTGTCACGGGCCCGCCCTGAGCCGGTTGCCGCGTCGCTTCCGCGCGCGGGTGATGCTGCGGCTCGGCGAGCCGCTATCGCCTGGCATGGCCACTCGGCGCCAGCTGGAGGGGAGGGTGCGCGAGCTCAAGTGCGCCGGCGATGTCTGGACCCAGCCGGCGGTCGAGCAGCAGGTCCAGCGCCACTGA